A stretch of the Uranotaenia lowii strain MFRU-FL chromosome 3, ASM2978415v1, whole genome shotgun sequence genome encodes the following:
- the LOC129752482 gene encoding uncharacterized protein LOC129752482, giving the protein MAASPWGEKSTPSNPNGRTLPTWLDPKDVHGDIQFILLKPKTETSKLPSNPFVISKSVDQLVGKIHGAHPIDDGKNYLLKVRNPNQVGKLLQLSKLIDGTPVATEMHQTLNYTKCVVTCSDVAGISDKDLAEELADQNVTCVYRFVRKVEGKEVPTNSFLLTIKGTTRPTHIMFGYIRVATRAYYPRPLMCLCCGKYGHTKLRCKQGKEPTCLSCGEKPYHEKCNNPLHCINCDGSHHASNRNCPKFQEEQEIVRLRVDLNISQADAVKEYKSRNLAAQPTNNVQKRLETARISSSIADKDLRIQHLEQQVAALIAEIRKLRSQNESENESTLEESDDSMDTSDQSSVLSKRQRVSGSSEESLSQGC; this is encoded by the coding sequence ATGGCGGCCTCGCCGTGGGGGGAAAAGTCCACGCCAAGCAACCCAAATGGCAGAACATTGCCGACCTGGCTGGACCCGAAGGATGTCCATGGGGACATTCAATTCATCCTTCTGAAACCCAAAACCGAAACATCGAAGCTCCCTAGCAACCCGTTTGTCATCTCAAAATCAGTTGACCAGCTTGTTGGAAAAATTCACGGAGCTCATCCCATCGACGACGGTAAAAATTACCTCCTCAAAGTTCGCAACCCGAATCAAGTTGGTAAACTTCTCCAGCTGTCTAAACTGATCGACGGAACTCCAGTTGCAACCGAAATGCACCAGACTCTTAACTACACGAAGTGCGTTGTGACCTGCAGCGACGTTGCCGGAATAAGCGACAAGGATTTAGCCGAGGAACTTGCTGATCAAAATGTTACATGCGTTTATCGATTCGTGCGAAAAGTGGAAGGCAAAGAAGTCCCAACAAATTCCTTTCTTCTCACCATCAAAGGAACAACTCGGCCCACACACATCATGTTTGGCTATATTCGAGTAGCTACCAGAGCCTATTATCCCCGCCCTCTCATGTGTCTGTGCTGCGGTAAATACGGCCACACCAAACTACGCTGCAAACAGGGAAAGGAACCAACATGCCTCTCTTGTGGCGAAAAACCTTACCACGAGAAATGCAATAATCCTCTGCATTGCATCAACTGTGATGGATCCCACCACGCTTCCAACCGAAACTGCCCCAAATTTCAAGAAGAACAGGAAATAGTGCGCCTTCGCGTCGATCTGAACATAAGCCAAGCTGACGCAGTCAAGGAATACAAATCCCGGAACTTAGCCGCTCAACCAACCAACAACGTCCAAAAACGCCTCGAAACAGCTCGGATCAGCAGCTCGATAGCTGATAAAGACCTACGAATCCAACATCTGGAGCAACAAGTAGCTGCACTCATCGCCGAAATTCGAAAACTTCGATCTCAAAACGAATCCGAAAACGAGTCGACCCTGGAAGAATCCGACGACAGCATGGACACATCCGATCAATCCAGTGTTTTATCCAAACGACAACGAGTTAGTGGATCCTCCGAAGAATCCCTTagtcagggttgctag